A window from Herbaspirillum sp. meg3 encodes these proteins:
- a CDS encoding organic hydroperoxide resistance protein, whose protein sequence is MTQLQKVLYTGKTHTSSGGRDGFARSSDGRLDIQLSSPGSTGAGTNPEQLFAAGWSACFIGAMGLAAGKMKVALPSDLAVDAEVDLGTTDGAYFLQARLNVSLPGIERDVAQALLDAAHATCPYSKATRGNIGVEINLV, encoded by the coding sequence ATGACCCAATTGCAAAAAGTACTGTACACAGGCAAAACACACACCTCTTCGGGCGGCCGCGATGGTTTTGCGCGCAGCTCCGACGGTCGTCTCGATATTCAGCTGTCCTCCCCGGGCAGCACAGGTGCCGGCACCAATCCGGAACAACTATTTGCCGCCGGCTGGTCGGCCTGCTTCATCGGCGCCATGGGACTGGCCGCGGGCAAGATGAAAGTCGCTCTTCCATCTGACCTCGCCGTGGATGCTGAAGTCGATCTTGGCACCACCGACGGCGCCTACTTCCTGCAGGCGCGCCTCAATGTCAGCCTGCCGGGCATCGAACGCGACGTCGCTCAGGCGCTGCTGGATGCGGCGCACGCGACCTGCCCCTACTCCAAGGCTACACGCGGCAACATTGGTGTGGAAATCAATCTGGTCTGA
- a CDS encoding MarR family winged helix-turn-helix transcriptional regulator, protein MPKTTDIADQANPKLSEFLCFAIYSANLAFGKAYKPILEELGLTYTQYIAIIALWEQDNQTVGSLGEKLFLESNTLTPILKKLEAMGYLVRQRDPGDERQVLISLTDAGRRLREKGMGMDLVDACGLTSAEFSRVQESVAALRDNLIKSTQGKN, encoded by the coding sequence ATGCCCAAAACCACTGATATCGCCGATCAAGCCAATCCGAAACTTTCGGAATTCCTGTGCTTCGCCATCTACTCGGCCAACCTCGCATTCGGCAAGGCGTACAAACCGATCCTGGAAGAACTGGGCCTGACCTATACGCAATACATCGCCATCATCGCCTTGTGGGAACAGGACAACCAGACCGTCGGCAGCCTCGGTGAAAAATTGTTTCTGGAATCGAATACGCTCACGCCCATTCTCAAGAAGCTGGAAGCCATGGGATATCTCGTCCGCCAGCGCGATCCCGGCGATGAACGCCAGGTGCTGATCAGCCTGACCGATGCAGGCCGGCGCTTGCGCGAGAAGGGGATGGGGATGGATCTGGTGGACGCCTGCGGTCTGACGTCGGCGGAGTTCTCTCGTGTTCAGGAATCGGTTGCCGCATTGCGCGACAACCTGATCAAATCCACACAGGGTAAAAACTGA
- a CDS encoding methyl-accepting chemotaxis protein gives MNFLANMTISKRLNLGFAIILFSAIGVIAVSIWRLHTVAETTQAMMEKPLAKERLVSDWYRTIHTSVRRTTAIAKSSDPSLGAFFAEDASTSTKLSNEQQKALEALLTSDREKELFAQLSAVRKRYVAARDAITKAKTDGQVEEANRILEKVFPVEAKGYLDSLQQLLDLQRSSIDQIAASIHALYTMSRNLLIAFGALLFVAGWLFAWRLALSITRPLNQAVNIAETVAAGDLTSHIDTNRKDETGKLLHALKTMNDNLLRIVGQVRSGTDTIATASREIATGNLDLSSRTEQQAGSLEETASAMEELTSTVKQNADNARQANQLAASASDVAVQGGSVVGQVIDTMGAINESSKKIVDIISVIDGIAFQTNILALNAAVEAARAGEQGRGFAVVASEVRSLAQRSASAAKEIKELIDNSVQKVDSGSKLVEQAGATMTEVVASVRRVTDIVGEISSASQEQSDGIEQVNRAIAQMDESTQQNAALVEQAAAAAQSLQDQAHTLTEVVSIFKLDSAGAGSASLYKAARPVAASAMSAAPVTMRQPAATSAARKPAAKLPAAATVSTPAVSRQPKLPAATSDDDWEQF, from the coding sequence ATGAATTTCCTCGCCAATATGACTATCAGCAAACGCCTGAATCTCGGCTTTGCCATCATCCTTTTTTCCGCGATCGGCGTCATTGCAGTGAGTATCTGGCGGTTGCATACCGTCGCCGAAACAACACAGGCGATGATGGAGAAACCGCTGGCGAAAGAACGCCTGGTCTCCGACTGGTATCGCACCATTCACACCAGCGTGCGCCGTACAACGGCGATTGCCAAGAGTTCCGACCCCAGCCTTGGCGCTTTCTTCGCAGAGGATGCGTCGACCTCCACCAAGTTATCCAATGAACAGCAAAAAGCGTTGGAAGCGTTGCTCACCAGCGACCGGGAAAAAGAACTGTTCGCGCAGCTGAGCGCGGTGCGCAAGCGGTATGTCGCGGCGCGTGATGCCATCACCAAAGCCAAGACCGACGGCCAGGTTGAAGAGGCCAATCGCATTCTTGAAAAAGTCTTTCCGGTTGAAGCCAAGGGTTATCTCGATTCGCTGCAACAACTGCTCGATTTGCAGCGTTCCAGCATCGATCAGATCGCGGCCAGCATTCATGCGCTTTACACCATGAGCCGCAATCTGCTGATTGCCTTCGGTGCACTGTTGTTTGTCGCCGGCTGGTTATTCGCATGGCGTCTGGCGCTGAGCATCACGCGTCCGCTCAATCAGGCCGTCAACATTGCCGAGACCGTGGCGGCAGGCGATCTTACGTCGCATATCGATACCAATCGCAAGGATGAAACCGGCAAGCTGCTGCATGCGCTGAAAACCATGAACGACAATCTCTTGCGTATCGTCGGCCAGGTGCGCAGCGGCACCGACACAATCGCTACGGCATCGCGTGAAATCGCGACCGGCAATCTCGACTTGTCTTCGCGTACGGAACAGCAGGCAGGTTCGCTGGAAGAAACTGCCTCGGCGATGGAAGAGCTCACGTCCACGGTGAAGCAGAATGCCGACAACGCACGTCAGGCCAATCAACTGGCTGCGTCGGCATCGGATGTCGCCGTTCAGGGCGGTAGTGTGGTCGGGCAGGTAATCGATACCATGGGCGCCATCAACGAGTCGTCGAAGAAGATCGTCGACATCATCAGCGTCATCGACGGCATCGCGTTCCAGACCAATATCCTTGCACTCAATGCTGCCGTCGAGGCTGCGCGTGCGGGCGAGCAGGGCCGTGGTTTTGCGGTGGTCGCATCGGAAGTGCGCAGCCTTGCGCAACGATCCGCCAGCGCCGCCAAAGAGATCAAGGAACTCATCGACAATTCAGTGCAAAAGGTCGACTCCGGCAGCAAGCTGGTCGAGCAAGCAGGGGCCACGATGACCGAAGTGGTTGCCAGCGTGCGCCGCGTGACGGACATCGTCGGCGAGATCAGTTCCGCCAGCCAAGAGCAGAGCGATGGCATCGAACAGGTGAATCGCGCCATTGCGCAGATGGATGAATCGACGCAACAGAACGCTGCCCTGGTGGAACAAGCTGCTGCCGCTGCGCAATCTTTGCAGGATCAGGCGCATACCCTGACCGAGGTGGTCAGTATTTTCAAGCTTGATAGTGCGGGTGCTGGGAGCGCCTCGTTGTATAAAGCGGCGAGGCCGGTGGCCGCATCTGCGATGAGCGCGGCGCCTGTGACGATGAGGCAACCAGCGGCAACGAGCGCAGCCCGCAAGCCGGCGGCGAAACTTCCTGCAGCAGCAACGGTATCTACGCCTGCGGTCTCCAGACAGCCCAAGCTGCCGGCCGCGACGTCGGACGACGATTGGGAGCAGTTCTAA
- a CDS encoding LysR family transcriptional regulator, which translates to MLHSVDALLMFIESANLGSFSAAARKLDKQQSTVSEAIANLEIDLGVTLFDRSTRKPTLTEHGHALLAHAQQMLDANDRLSRAAQRLAGGLEAQLSFALSDTYQSDVFEKSLSQLEQRYPDLRLECLIAEDQDAVDLVQSGRVQMALVAAQTSYPPDIGFEPIADQSEIGLYVSTKHPLARAAQVTGDMLRDARELRLNTYRDEVKPPRSGFHWSSSSYLILLEMTELGFGWAELPRWIVKRFGAADLKELQVNGWPKNIQVHLIWSRDRGLGQAGSWLCNTFLSPPASLRSNLSTSAT; encoded by the coding sequence ATGCTGCATTCCGTCGACGCCCTGCTGATGTTCATCGAATCCGCCAACCTCGGCTCCTTTTCGGCGGCAGCGCGCAAGCTCGACAAGCAACAATCCACCGTCAGCGAAGCCATCGCCAATCTGGAAATCGATCTCGGCGTAACACTGTTTGATCGCAGCACACGCAAACCGACGCTGACCGAACACGGCCACGCCCTGCTCGCCCATGCCCAGCAGATGCTCGACGCCAATGATCGGCTGAGCCGTGCCGCGCAGCGGCTTGCCGGTGGGCTGGAAGCACAACTGAGTTTTGCACTATCGGATACCTATCAATCCGACGTCTTTGAAAAGAGCCTGTCGCAGCTGGAGCAACGCTATCCCGATCTGCGGCTGGAATGTCTGATCGCGGAAGACCAAGACGCCGTCGATCTGGTGCAGTCCGGGCGCGTGCAGATGGCGCTGGTGGCGGCGCAAACCTCTTACCCGCCCGACATCGGTTTCGAGCCCATCGCCGACCAGTCCGAGATTGGTCTGTACGTCAGCACCAAACATCCGCTGGCGCGCGCCGCGCAAGTCACCGGCGACATGCTGCGCGATGCGCGCGAGTTGCGCCTGAACACCTATCGCGACGAAGTCAAACCGCCACGATCAGGGTTCCACTGGTCCTCATCGAGCTATCTGATTTTGCTGGAAATGACCGAACTGGGATTTGGCTGGGCAGAACTGCCGCGCTGGATCGTCAAACGCTTTGGCGCCGCCGACCTGAAAGAACTTCAGGTCAACGGCTGGCCCAAAAATATCCAGGTGCATCTGATCTGGTCACGCGATCGCGGACTGGGACAAGCCGGCAGCTGGCTGTGCAATACCTTCCTATCGCCGCCGGCATCGTTGCGAAGCAACCTCAGCACCTCTGCCACGTAG
- a CDS encoding multidrug/biocide efflux PACE transporter codes for MTQEKTLYERFLHAVLFELVALLLCAPVMSWLLGVSFAHAGLLTLMISLVAMAWNVIFNSIFDRLERRWKAKAAPTAVVEPRRFSVRIAHAVIFEAGLILAVVPMAAWWLNIGLVEAFILDIGLVLFFLPYTLVFNWCYDKIRAGMLKNATC; via the coding sequence GTGACGCAGGAAAAAACCTTATATGAACGCTTTTTGCATGCCGTCCTGTTTGAGCTGGTGGCCTTGCTGCTGTGCGCGCCGGTGATGTCCTGGCTGTTAGGTGTGTCGTTTGCCCACGCGGGTTTGCTGACGCTGATGATTTCTTTGGTGGCGATGGCGTGGAATGTGATTTTCAACAGCATCTTCGACCGCCTGGAACGCCGCTGGAAGGCTAAGGCGGCTCCGACGGCGGTTGTGGAGCCACGCCGGTTTTCGGTTCGCATCGCGCATGCCGTGATCTTTGAAGCCGGCCTGATCCTCGCTGTCGTGCCGATGGCGGCATGGTGGCTGAATATCGGTCTGGTTGAAGCTTTCATACTGGATATCGGCCTGGTGTTGTTTTTTCTTCCTTACACCTTGGTGTTTAACTGGTGCTACGACAAGATCCGGGCCGGCATGCTCAAAAACGCCACGTGCTGA
- a CDS encoding methyl-accepting chemotaxis protein has protein sequence MNIIANLKIGKRLALGFSVILLLAIAIICIGIWRLQGVTDATKAMMQKPLEKERLISDWFPYVQTSILRVTAIAKSTDPALAPFFAKEDAASSKISTELLKKLQAVLETDQELVLFKKIEEQRQLYVVARDQMRKAKAAGDLDEANRLLETAFMPRATDLKDALQNLLTMQRKSIDDTAADIDRMAHTGRTLLIVLGVLILLFGVSCAWYLTVNITGPLTVAVGVARGIADGDLTARIVVRSKDEVGMLLSALKDMNSSLLRIVGDVRGGTDAIATASGQIASGNLDLSSRTEEQASSLEQTAAAMEQLSATVKQNSDNAVQANSLANSASTVAAEGGDVVGEVISTMRSIDASSKKIVDIISVIDGIAFQTNILALNAAVEAARAGEQGRGFAVVASEVRSLAQRSAAAAKEIKTLIGDSVEKVGAGTRLVEKAGVTMNDVVASVKRVTDVVSEISVASREQSEGIDQVKHAVTQMDSVTQQNAALVEEAAAAAQSLQQQADNLARIVSVFKLSHDAVQVAHMPHTPRRMKDIPADPVRLT, from the coding sequence ATGAACATCATCGCCAATCTGAAAATCGGCAAGCGTCTTGCGCTCGGATTCTCCGTTATTTTGTTGCTGGCCATTGCGATCATCTGCATCGGCATCTGGCGCCTGCAAGGCGTGACGGATGCGACCAAGGCGATGATGCAGAAGCCGTTGGAAAAAGAACGCCTGATCAGCGACTGGTTTCCCTATGTACAGACATCGATCCTGCGTGTGACTGCCATTGCCAAGAGTACGGATCCTGCGCTGGCCCCTTTCTTCGCCAAGGAAGATGCGGCCTCGTCGAAGATATCGACCGAGTTACTGAAAAAGCTGCAAGCTGTTCTGGAAACGGATCAGGAGCTGGTTCTGTTCAAGAAGATCGAAGAGCAGCGTCAGCTGTATGTTGTGGCGCGTGACCAGATGCGTAAAGCGAAAGCTGCCGGCGATCTCGATGAAGCGAACCGCTTGCTCGAAACCGCCTTCATGCCGCGTGCGACTGATTTGAAAGACGCCTTGCAAAACCTGCTCACGATGCAGCGCAAAAGCATCGACGATACCGCCGCCGACATCGACCGCATGGCGCATACCGGTCGCACTTTACTGATCGTGCTTGGCGTCCTGATCCTGTTGTTTGGCGTGAGCTGCGCCTGGTATCTGACAGTCAATATCACAGGGCCGCTGACAGTGGCGGTGGGTGTGGCACGCGGTATTGCCGATGGCGATCTGACTGCGCGTATCGTCGTCAGGAGCAAGGATGAAGTCGGCATGCTGCTCAGTGCGCTCAAGGATATGAACAGTAGTCTGCTGCGTATCGTCGGTGATGTGCGCGGCGGTACCGATGCCATCGCCACCGCATCGGGCCAAATCGCCAGCGGTAACCTGGACTTGTCATCGCGCACGGAAGAACAGGCCAGTTCGCTTGAACAAACCGCCGCTGCGATGGAACAATTGTCAGCGACAGTGAAGCAAAATTCCGACAACGCGGTACAAGCGAACTCGTTGGCAAACTCGGCTTCTACCGTCGCTGCGGAAGGTGGTGACGTGGTCGGTGAAGTGATCTCGACCATGCGCTCCATTGATGCCTCATCGAAGAAGATCGTGGACATCATCAGCGTGATTGACGGCATCGCGTTTCAGACCAATATTCTTGCGCTCAATGCTGCAGTGGAAGCTGCGCGTGCCGGTGAACAAGGACGCGGCTTTGCCGTTGTGGCATCCGAGGTGCGCAGTCTGGCTCAGCGCAGTGCCGCTGCCGCGAAGGAAATCAAGACCCTCATCGGCGATTCGGTAGAGAAGGTCGGCGCAGGCACGCGTCTGGTGGAGAAAGCCGGCGTCACGATGAACGATGTCGTCGCCAGCGTGAAGCGTGTCACGGATGTCGTCAGCGAAATCTCGGTAGCCAGCCGCGAGCAAAGCGAAGGCATCGATCAGGTAAAACACGCCGTAACGCAAATGGACAGCGTCACTCAACAGAACGCCGCACTGGTGGAAGAGGCTGCTGCGGCAGCCCAATCCTTGCAACAGCAGGCAGACAATCTGGCGCGTATCGTCAGTGTCTTCAAGCTCAGCCATGACGCAGTGCAGGTGGCGCATATGCCGCATACGCCGCGCCGCATGAAAGACATTCCTGCGGATCCGGTACGACTGACGTAA
- a CDS encoding MFS transporter: MAAVPYPATAQDIQESNLYRRITLRFVPLLVICFVFAYLDRVNISFAKLQMQQDLGFSDAVYGLGASIFFVGYFLFEIPSNMILHKVGPKRWIARIMVTWGIASAAMMFVTNETGFYILRFLIGSLEAGFVPGALYFFTNWFPSQRRGRINSLFMAAIALCGMIGGPISGGIMKFTHGVSSLHGWQWLFLLEGIPSIVLGVICWIVIDNKIEDARWLKDDEKKLLLARLAAEPKSEAVHSFRDALKQPSTITMSLIYLVLASGIYGLVFWMPQLIKTAGTDDTFIIGLITVIPYLCAAIGMILIGRSSDRTGERRWHLACCALAGAVGYAVSAYFGSNTLVLVVGLSFAATGIIAGIGLFWILPPRVLTGAAAAGGIALINSVGQLGGIITPYMVGKIRDITGSASLGLYVVALECLLGAALLLWALPKRIYFREPAEK, translated from the coding sequence ATGGCAGCAGTCCCCTATCCTGCAACCGCGCAGGATATCCAGGAATCCAATCTATACCGCCGCATCACCCTGCGCTTCGTGCCGCTGCTGGTGATCTGCTTTGTGTTTGCTTACCTTGATCGCGTCAACATCAGCTTCGCCAAGCTGCAGATGCAACAAGATCTCGGTTTCTCCGACGCCGTCTACGGCCTCGGCGCAAGCATCTTTTTTGTCGGCTACTTCTTGTTCGAGATCCCCAGCAACATGATCTTGCACAAAGTCGGTCCGAAGCGCTGGATCGCCCGCATCATGGTCACCTGGGGCATCGCCTCGGCGGCAATGATGTTCGTCACCAATGAAACCGGGTTCTACATTCTGCGCTTCCTCATCGGCAGCCTGGAAGCCGGCTTCGTTCCGGGTGCGCTGTACTTCTTCACCAACTGGTTCCCGTCGCAACGTCGTGGCCGCATCAACTCGCTGTTCATGGCGGCCATCGCCCTGTGCGGCATGATCGGTGGCCCGATCTCCGGCGGCATCATGAAGTTCACCCACGGCGTGAGCTCGCTGCATGGCTGGCAATGGCTGTTCCTGCTGGAAGGCATTCCATCGATCGTGCTCGGCGTGATCTGCTGGATCGTCATCGACAACAAGATCGAAGACGCGCGCTGGCTGAAAGACGACGAAAAGAAACTGCTGCTTGCCCGTCTCGCGGCCGAACCGAAGAGCGAAGCGGTGCATTCTTTCCGCGACGCGTTGAAGCAGCCATCGACCATCACCATGTCCTTGATCTATCTGGTACTGGCTTCGGGCATCTACGGTCTGGTGTTCTGGATGCCGCAACTGATCAAGACTGCCGGCACCGACGACACCTTCATCATCGGCCTGATCACGGTGATCCCTTACCTTTGCGCCGCCATCGGCATGATCCTGATCGGTCGCAGCTCGGACCGCACCGGCGAACGCCGCTGGCATCTGGCCTGCTGCGCACTGGCCGGCGCCGTCGGTTATGCCGTCAGCGCCTACTTCGGCAGCAACACGCTGGTGCTGGTGGTTGGTCTGTCGTTTGCTGCAACGGGCATCATCGCCGGCATCGGTCTGTTCTGGATCCTGCCGCCGCGCGTGCTGACCGGTGCTGCCGCCGCAGGTGGTATCGCACTGATCAACTCGGTCGGTCAATTGGGCGGCATCATCACACCGTACATGGTCGGCAAGATCCGCGACATCACCGGCAGCGCATCGCTGGGTCTGTATGTGGTCGCGCTGGAATGCCTGCTCGGCGCAGCGTTGTTGCTGTGGGCACTGCCGAAGCGTATTTACTTCCGGGAACCTGCTGAGAAGTAA
- a CDS encoding SDR family NAD(P)-dependent oxidoreductase: MNHYDFQGRSAIITGGAQGIGFAIAERLLQGKAKVVLWDMDEKVLQEARSKLEPLGNVETVVVNIGDQAAVQRAIEATEKVTQSIDVLVHSAGIAGQNGVVAEYSPEEWRRVIDIDLNGAFYVNQVVVQRMIAQNYGRIVNVASIAGKEGNPTASAYSAAKAGLIALTKSLGKETATKNIAVNAITPAAAQTRILEQCTQAHIDYMLSKIPRGRFVKVEEIAAMVSWLVSEENSFTTGSVFDLSGGRATY, from the coding sequence ATGAATCACTACGATTTTCAAGGTCGCAGCGCGATCATCACCGGCGGCGCGCAAGGCATCGGCTTTGCCATCGCTGAACGTCTTCTGCAAGGCAAGGCAAAAGTCGTCCTGTGGGATATGGATGAGAAGGTATTGCAAGAAGCACGCAGCAAGCTGGAACCGCTGGGCAACGTCGAAACCGTCGTCGTCAACATCGGCGATCAGGCCGCTGTGCAACGCGCTATCGAAGCCACTGAAAAGGTCACCCAATCGATCGACGTGCTGGTGCACAGCGCCGGTATCGCAGGCCAGAACGGTGTGGTTGCGGAGTACTCGCCGGAAGAATGGCGTCGCGTCATCGATATCGATCTGAATGGCGCGTTCTACGTCAATCAGGTTGTCGTGCAACGCATGATCGCGCAAAACTACGGCCGTATCGTCAACGTCGCGTCAATCGCCGGTAAAGAAGGCAATCCGACCGCATCGGCTTACAGCGCCGCCAAAGCCGGCCTGATCGCCCTGACCAAGAGCCTCGGTAAAGAAACAGCCACCAAGAACATCGCCGTTAATGCGATCACTCCTGCCGCTGCGCAAACCCGCATCCTGGAACAATGCACCCAGGCACATATCGACTACATGCTGTCGAAGATTCCCCGTGGACGCTTCGTCAAGGTAGAAGAAATCGCAGCAATGGTGTCGTGGCTGGTGTCGGAAGAAAACTCGTTCACCACCGGCTCGGTCTTCGACCTGTCGGGCGGCCGCGCGACTTATTGA
- a CDS encoding fumarylacetoacetate hydrolase family protein — protein MKLLRYGPVGQEKPGILDQAGKIRDLSAHVKDFNGAALDDGTLAKIRALDLQSLPVVDGNPRIGACVGNIGKFICIGLNYADHAAESNLPIPAEPVVFNKWTSAVVGPNDDVKIPRGSKKTDWEVELGVVIGKGGAYIEEKDALSHIAGYCVVNDVSEREYQTERGGTWDKGKGCDTFGPLGPWLVTRDEIANPNNLQLWLEVDGKRYQNGNTNTMIFNVPFIISYLSKFMSLQPGDVISTGTPPGVGMGVKPNPVYLVAGQTIRLGIEGLGEQQQKTVNA, from the coding sequence ATGAAATTACTCCGCTACGGCCCTGTCGGCCAAGAAAAACCAGGCATCCTGGATCAGGCTGGCAAGATTCGCGATCTGTCGGCGCACGTCAAGGACTTCAACGGCGCAGCCCTGGATGACGGCACTCTGGCCAAGATCCGCGCCTTGGATCTGCAAAGCCTGCCAGTGGTTGACGGCAATCCACGTATCGGCGCTTGCGTCGGCAACATCGGCAAGTTCATCTGTATCGGCCTGAACTACGCCGATCACGCTGCTGAATCCAACCTGCCTATCCCTGCTGAACCAGTCGTGTTCAACAAGTGGACTTCGGCCGTGGTCGGTCCTAACGACGACGTGAAGATCCCACGCGGCTCCAAGAAGACCGACTGGGAAGTCGAGCTGGGCGTAGTCATCGGCAAGGGCGGCGCGTACATCGAAGAGAAAGATGCGCTGTCGCACATCGCCGGCTATTGCGTCGTCAACGACGTGTCCGAGCGCGAATACCAAACAGAACGCGGCGGCACCTGGGACAAGGGCAAGGGTTGCGACACGTTCGGTCCACTCGGCCCATGGCTGGTGACACGCGACGAAATCGCCAATCCGAACAATCTGCAACTGTGGCTGGAAGTGGACGGCAAGCGCTACCAGAACGGCAACACCAACACGATGATTTTCAACGTGCCTTTCATCATCTCCTATCTGAGCAAGTTCATGAGCCTGCAGCCTGGCGACGTGATCTCGACAGGTACGCCTCCGGGCGTCGGCATGGGCGTCAAGCCTAATCCGGTGTATCTGGTTGCTGGTCAGACAATCCGTCTGGGCATCGAAGGCCTCGGTGAGCAACAACAGAAAACAGTGAACGCTTAA
- a CDS encoding TetR/AcrR family transcriptional regulator, with product MEKKMQRRPRRDESLSREQIIEAAIELLDSGGESGLTFRSLSERLATGPGAIYGHIANKSDLLEAACSAVIGPGVDLQAKDMSPKAAIRAVALTMFDAMDAHPWIGSALAWAAGKSTMVSVLERVGQQVHALGVAPDRHWVTVSVLLNYILGVGGQNAANAQVARAREAERAEFLSTVADAWLQLDPDRYPFTRSIATQMSVHNDRADFLAGIDLILAGIESTKTASPQ from the coding sequence ATGGAAAAAAAAATGCAGCGCCGTCCGCGACGTGATGAATCCTTGTCGCGCGAGCAGATCATCGAAGCCGCAATCGAATTGCTCGACAGCGGTGGCGAATCAGGTCTGACCTTCCGCAGCCTGTCCGAGCGCTTGGCTACCGGTCCGGGAGCTATCTACGGGCACATCGCCAACAAGAGCGATCTACTCGAAGCCGCCTGCAGCGCGGTTATTGGGCCTGGCGTGGATTTACAAGCGAAGGACATGTCACCCAAAGCTGCGATTCGTGCCGTAGCGCTGACGATGTTCGATGCGATGGATGCGCACCCGTGGATTGGCTCCGCGTTGGCATGGGCCGCAGGAAAGTCGACGATGGTGAGCGTGCTGGAGCGTGTCGGGCAACAAGTGCATGCGCTTGGCGTAGCACCTGACCGGCATTGGGTTACGGTGTCGGTGCTGCTGAACTACATTCTCGGGGTGGGCGGACAGAACGCCGCTAATGCGCAAGTGGCGCGGGCGCGAGAGGCAGAAAGAGCCGAATTCCTGAGTACGGTGGCAGACGCCTGGTTGCAGCTCGACCCCGATCGCTATCCATTCACCCGAAGCATCGCTACGCAAATGAGTGTCCACAATGATCGTGCTGACTTCTTGGCCGGAATTGATTTGATCTTGGCTGGCATCGAATCTACCAAGACAGCAAGTCCGCAATAG